The genomic stretch ACTGCCGGTGCGCGCCGGATTCCTTCCGGCGCGGGATCGCGGCGGTGGCGGCCGGCGCGCAGCAGGACGCGGTGGTGCGGGATCGCCGATGCTGCCGAGTCGACCACGTCCCGCCCTTACCTTCTTTCTCTTCTTTCTTGGGCAGGGAGCAGCGGCTGCAGAGGGGATGTCAGCGGGCGTATTGGGCTTGGTTGTTGGGCTGAGCTGGGAGGACTCAGTGGTCCGGAGTTGGGCTGTGCAACGTCTGGCGCAACCTCTACCGCAGCGCCGTGGCGCAACGTCCAGCGCAACCTGTAGCGCAGCAGGGGTTCCACCCGGACGAAAGAGTCACTATTATTTATAGTATCGGGGAGGGGTGCCCCCTCCCCCGGGAACCGCAAGGGACCAACGAAGGGGAACGACGTGGAACTCACCATCACCGACGGGATCGTGCGCCAGGTGCGCGGCGCGGATGCGCCCATGACCGGGCTTGCAGTTCAGGCTCGGACGATCGCTCATTTCCTGCCGCTACTGTGCAGGCGGGCCGGGGTGACGGTCGTTCACAACTCTGACCGGAACTACACCGGAATTCGGTTCGAGACCAGGGCTGTTGGTCCGGTGGTGCTGGAAATGCCGATGGGTGAGGATCCTTACCGTTTGGTTCAGGAGTTCATCGAGCCGGACGCGGCGGGGCGCACGGAGGTTGAGTTACGGCGATTCCCGCAGATCTATCGGCCTCACGGAATCGCGTACATCACAGCCGATTTCCTCCGGTCGAACGGGTTCCTGAGGTAATCCGCACAGGCGCCCTCAATTGAGGCGCCTCCTGCCGGCGTCATCGAAAGGAGAGAAGGGTCATGGAGAACTCGCAGATTCCTCAGCAATTACGGGAAACCGGAGCGCCGCTCACGGATGCGGAGAAGGAGCAGGCTCGTTACGCGTTGGCTGAGTTGGCGCGCAGTGAGCGGGATCCGGATGCGCTGAGGGTGTCTCATGAGCAGCTGGAGATGGTCCGGCCGTTCTTCGAGTTGGGTTGGGGCATGGGCGTGCGCACGGGCCACACCGGTGCGGCCATGGCGGGCGTGCCGGTCGACCCGGGGACGGTTGACCGTGCGTTCGTGGGGTTGCTGTCCGGGCGGGTGGCGAGTCAGCTGGTGATTGCGGTCGCGCAGGTCCTTGATCCGCAGGGCGGTGGGCCGGTGTTGTGGCAGAGGGTCAGGTATCACGGCAGTGTGACGCGGTGTCATGGTTCCTACTGGGTGCAGGGGATCCATGCGCATGCTGACCTGGTCGGGGTGGCTTGCGTGCTGCGCTATGACCTGTGCGAGGTGATCGGCGGTGTTCCGGTGACCGCCGTCACGAACGTGCGGCGACGGAGCCTGACGCCGCTTCCGGAGTTCTGCGCGTTGGTCTGAGTGTGCAGGTCAGGGGTGGGTTTACCCACCCCTGAAACACACTATTATTGATACTGCTCGGGGGTGGTGGCTCCGCCCCCGGCCCGCAAGGGACCACCAGGGAAGGGGAATACCGCATGACTCAGCAGCTCGCCGAGCGCGCCACGAACGTTGCCCCCACGGGTGCCCGCAACGCCGGCCTGTCCGACCTGGTCCGCATCCTGGAGGACGGACAGCGCCGCAAGCTGGACGTGATCGCCCCCGCCTCCGCGCTGCGGATGCGTGAGGGCAACGTGCACGTCGAAGGTGTCGAGTCCCTGATCACCGAGGACGGTGTGACGGACGTCGATGGCATCTACCGGCCCACCGCCGTTGCCGACGAGGGGATCTCGGACAAGCTCCGCATCCCGCTCGCCTACCTGCGCCGGATGCGCGACGAGAACGTCGCGCTGCTGGACGAGAACGTCAACGCGTGGCTGTGCGAGGAGCCGGAGCGCCGTTTCATGCTCCGCGCGTTCCGCGGCACCAACGGCCCCGGTTTGCCGCCCGTTGAGGGCGTGGCCCGCGCGCTGCTGTCGGACAGCTACAAGCTGATGGACAACCTCGACATGCTGCTGGCCGCACTCGACGGAGTGGAGCGGTCCGGGCACCCCACCCGGATCACGGGGTGCGACCTGAGCGACCGGCGCATGTACGTGCGTGTGGAGTCCGAAGCGGTCGCGGTCCAGGCCCGCAGCCTGCTGCGGCTACCGCTCCCCGTTCGACGGGCGCAGCGGTGACCAACTGCCCATGGTCTCGGCCGGGTTCGTCATCACCAACAGCGAAGTCGGCGCCGGGGCATACACCATCACCCCGCGCGCGGTCATCCAGGTCTGCCGCAACGGCCTGACCGAGACCAAGGACGTCATGCGCGCCGTACACCTCGGGGGCAGGCAGGACCAAGGGGTGGTGTCCTGGTCCGGCCAGACCCAGCGCAAAACACTGGAACTGATCACCTCCAAGACCACCGACGCCGTACGCACCTTCCTGTCCCGGGAGTACGTCGAGGCCAAGGTGTCCGCGATGGAGGCCGCCGCGGGGAAGGCACTGGACGAGCCGACGAAGACGATCGAGCACGTCACCAAGACACTCAGCATCGGCAACGAGACCAAGGACCGGATCCTCGCCCACTTCATCCGGGGCGGTCAGATGACCGCCGGGGGCGTCATGCAGGCCGTCACCTCGACCGCGCAGACGCTCACCGACGCCGACCAGGCCGCCGCCCTGGAAGCCCTCGCACTGCCCGCCCTCACCACCGCCGCCGCGCACGGCTGACAGACCCCCGTGCGGGCCGGACCCCCTCCCCGGCCCGGCCCGCACGGGCCCCACCCACCCAGAAAGAGCACAGCGGCCGCGCCTCGCCCCTCAGCAAGCGCGGAGCACGTCCTACGCACTCGCTCAGCCGGCATGCAACGGACGGGACCCGGGTCGCCTCAGCCCCTGCCACACAGCGGCGGCGGAGCCGACCGCGCCAGGAAAACACCCACTGCGCCCCAGGGGGCGCGGTACGGCCAGCCCACGGCGCCCACCGCCCACCGCCCACCGCCCACCGCCCCTGAAAGGAGTCCTCATGTCTGCACGCCTGAAACTCACCCGCCCCGGAGACGACGCCATCCGGACCGCCATGAACCGCGCCCTGACCGCCCTCACCGCCGTGTTCCAGGCACTCGGAGACGGCGCACACACCCTCAACCTCGTGGCCGAGCGGACCGACGACGCGTTCGTCACAGCTCGGACCGATCTCTCCATCGGCATGGAGCCGCTGCGCCTGGCCGTCCTGGACCAAGACGCGTTCTGCTTCTTTCGCATGCTGCTGGTGTTCGCGCTGGAGGGCAGCACCATGCGCAGCGCGGTCCTGGTCGCCACCACCTCCGCCGAGCCCGACCCCCGCGCGTGCGGCTGGTCCGTACGGAACGGGTGGCTGCACCCCATGGACACAGCCGAGCTCCAGGCCGCCGTCATTCCGTGCCCCGACGTCTCCGCCGTCCTGCGCGAGGTCTACCCCGCCCCCGTCCTCCCCCAGTCCCCCGACGCCGAATTGGAGGACCCGCATGCCTGAGCCGCAGCTTCCACGGCCCGACGACGCCGCCACGGCATCCGCCATGGGCCGCGCCCTGCACGCACTGACCGCGTTGCTCCCCGCCCTCGGCGAGGGAAGCCACGAACTCAGCATCAACGCCGAGCGCACGGACGGCACGGAGATGCGCGCCAGCCTGTACGTGACCGTCGAACCGGGTTCATGGCGCGTGCACAACTCCCCTGAGGAGTACGTGCACTTCTTCGTCCTGCTGACGTTCGCCCTGGAACACAGCACCGTGCGGGACGCCGTCCTGGTCGCCACGACCGCCAACGCCGGCATACACGCCTGCGGGTGGGACGTCCGCAACGGGTGGCTGCACCCCATGGACACATCCGAACTCCAGGAGGCCGCCGCGGCCTTCTCCGTACCCGACGCCGCGTCGCTCGTGGTCTGTCACGCCCCCGTACTGCACCGCCCCCACCAGACCGCCGAGAAGCACTCATGAGCGACAAACCCGCCGCCACACCGGACGGCTGCGACTGGATCACCAAGGGCTACCCGCTGTGTCTGATCGGGGACTCCGGCACCGGCAAGTCCCACCTGCTCATCGGCCTGGGAACCGCGGCCGCCATGGCCGGCTACCGCGTCCGCTGCACCACCGCCGCGGCCCTGGTGAACGAGCGGGTCGAAGCCGCCGACGACAAGCAGCTCGGCAAGACCATCGCCCGCTACGGACGCGTCGACCTTTCTGGAATCGACGAACTCGGCTACCTCGAACTCGACCGCCGCGGCGCGGAGATGCTCTTCCAGGTGCTGACCGAGCGCGGGGAGAAGAACAGCATCGCCATCGCCTCCAACGAGGCGATCACCGGCTGGTCAAAGACGTTCACCGATCCGCGGCTCTGCGCGGCCGTCGTGGACCGGCTCACCTTCAACGCCACCCTGATCGAGACCGGAACGGAGTCCTACCGGCTGGCCCGCACCAAGGCGAACAAGACCAACGGGCTGAGGTGAGGGCCTGCGCATGGATCAGGAGCTGAGATGCTCATGCAGCATCTTCAACTCTCCGTCCCGCCGCACGATGACGTTGGTGCCCCGGCCCCGGCCAGAGCGGAGTTCACCGTTCACGACGCCGGTCCAGGCGAACCGACAGCGACACACCGCGACATCAGAGGTGAGCACCGGCCACTCCAGTTCACGCACCTCATACACCTCGTCGAGGATTGTCGCGAACGTCTTCCCGATCGCGGACCGGATCTCCTCAATGCCCCGATGCGAACCGTCCGAGAACCCATACACGGCGTCCTCGGCGATGAACGGCACGACACATGAGATGTCGTGGCTGTTGTTGGCCCGTTCGTACTCGCCCATGAACGCAGCGAGTTCAGATTCCAGAGATGTCCGATCCGTCATGCGGCCATCATGCCGACGCTCTCACGCGGCCGTCACTCTTCCCTCACCGCCTCAGTGGTCCCAAAAAAAGCCGCCCTCCGGGGCCACCGCACGACGCCCGATCCTCACGAATCATCCGCCAACTGGGACCAGTTGGAGCCGCCCCGGCTGGAGCCACATGGCACCGCCCCAGCCACGCCAAGGACCTCCCGCAGCTCGTCGGCAGCCGCATCGGCTACCACGGCAGCCTGATCCTCCACCGCGTCAGCCTCGACCGCCCCGAGGTCTCGGTACGTCCGCTGTCGTCCACCGCCGGTCGCCCGCCGTCACAGACGACGGCCGCGGTACTCCGTCCTGCGCGATTGCGCCGAGCACGTCGCGCAGCGGCCCGAGACCCAGCTTCCCGAGAACGGTCCCCGAACGACGATGCTCCCTTGCGCGCCCAGGCCGGGCCGTGCAAGGGGGCGCTTCGTCGTGCCCGTGCGCCGGAGGTGAAGGTGGGCCGCTCGGTACTCTCGCCCCATGATTCGCGCTGTGATCTTCGACGTCGGCGAGTGCCTCGTAGACGAGACCCGGGAGTACGGCACGTGGGCCGACTGGCTCCAGGTGCCACGCCACACCTTCCACTCGATGTTCGGGGCAGTCATCGCCCAGGGCCGCGACTACCGCGAGACCTTCCAGGAGTTCCGCCCCGGCTTCGACCTGTACGAAGAGCGCGAGAAGCGCGCCCAGGCGGGCCAGCCGGAGACCTTCGGCGAGGCCGACCTCTACCCAGACGTCCGAGACGCCCTCGCCGCCCTCCGCGCGGACGGGCTGTGGCTGGGCATCGCCGGGAACCAGACCGTGCGCGCAGGGAAGATCCTCCGCGAGTTGTTCAGCGGCGACGTCGACCTGATCGGCACGTCCGACGACTGGGGCGCCAGCAAGCCGGACCGCGCGTTCTTCGACCGCGTCGCCGATGTCGTTCCCGCCGAGGTCGGCGAGATGCTGTACGTCGGTGACCGCGTCGACAACGACATCGCCCCGGCCCGCGTGGCCGGCATGCACACCGCGCTCGTGCACCGAGGCCCGTGGGCAACCATCCAGTGGCATACGGAGCAGGCACAGAAGCTGCCGACGTTCCGAGTCGAGACCCTCCTCGAACTGCCGCCGCAGATCGCGGAGTTCAACGAGCGAGCGCGCTGACCGTCGTCGACCAGCCGTAGAGCCGGTCATCCAGGTCCCGCACACACTGCTCGTGCTGGTGCGGCGCCAGCGCGCGCCGCACCTCCCGCACCCGGTCCATGCCCATCGCGTACCAGGTGCGGGCCAGCTGATCGAGCGCGGCGAGCGCGTACCCGCACGCGGCCTCGGGGTCACCGGCCGACCGCTCGTTGCTGCCCTCGCCCGCGAAGTCCCCCTCGGCGCCTGCATCCTCGACGACATCGAAAACCACGGCCCGGGCGGGGCAGTGTGGGCGCCGTTGACCGGAGGCGAACCCCGCCCGTGGACCGACCTGTAAACACCCCGTTCGTACAGAACAGGAGGCTCATGCCGGTGGCGGGGAGCACCTGGACAGCGCCCCCAGAGGACACCTTCCTATTGATCCGAAACTCAATCGGTTCTATTCGAGGATGTAGCGGACGTGCGGGCCGCCGAAGTAGCCGCGGACGATATGTGGCTGACGTTGGCGGCGGTGGAAGAACCTGCGGGTCTCGGCGGCGAGTTGGGCCTGGTCGCGGGCCCGGCTGTGCATGGGCAGACTCCGTTTGAGGTCGGCGTTGACCAGCTCGTCGGGATTCAGCTCCGGCGAGTACGACGGCAGGAAGTGCAGCTCGATCCGGTCCGGATGATCGGCCAGCCAAGCGCGGACCTTGCGGGATCGGTGCGCGGAGTGACCGTCCAGGACGAGGTGCACCTTGTGGTCGAAGTGGCCGACGAGCCGGTCCAGGAAGCGGCACATGACGTCGGCGTCGAAGGTCTCGGTGAACACCATGAAGTGCATGCGGCCCTTCGTGCTGATCGCGGACATCGCGTTGACGGAGAACCGGTTGCCCGTGCGGTGCACGACCGGTGTGCGGCCCCGCTCACCCCAGGTGCGGCCGGTGACCTGGTCGGAACGGATGCCGACCTGATCGGCGAAGAGCACCTCCCCGCCCTCGGTCTTCGCCTTCGCGCGGATCGCCGGCCAGGTCTCCTCCCGCCAGACGCG from Streptomyces davaonensis JCM 4913 encodes the following:
- a CDS encoding YybH family protein; the encoded protein is MTDRTSLESELAAFMGEYERANNSHDISCVVPFIAEDAVYGFSDGSHRGIEEIRSAIGKTFATILDEVYEVRELEWPVLTSDVAVCRCRFAWTGVVNGELRSGRGRGTNVIVRRDGELKMLHEHLSS
- a CDS encoding HAD family hydrolase is translated as MIRAVIFDVGECLVDETREYGTWADWLQVPRHTFHSMFGAVIAQGRDYRETFQEFRPGFDLYEEREKRAQAGQPETFGEADLYPDVRDALAALRADGLWLGIAGNQTVRAGKILRELFSGDVDLIGTSDDWGASKPDRAFFDRVADVVPAEVGEMLYVGDRVDNDIAPARVAGMHTALVHRGPWATIQWHTEQAQKLPTFRVETLLELPPQIAEFNERAR
- a CDS encoding IS630 family transposase gives rise to the protein MSELVGDARQLSPSAQEALRLRAVAALVAGRDREDVAAVFRVSLKAVDNWWAKWLAGGREALVAQPRGRRVGEHQVLDAVEQQAIRQAVLDHRPCDLGLAGQLWTRAGVGGLIAKLYRVRLTEQGVGKYLRRWGLSFQRPDKRAVEQDAEAVRVWREETWPAIRAKAKTEGGEVLFADQVGIRSDQVTGRTWGERGRTPVVHRTGNRFSVNAMSAISTKGRMHFMVFTETFDADVMCRFLDRLVGHFDHKVHLVLDGHSAHRSRKVRAWLADHPDRIELHFLPSYSPELNPDELVNADLKRSLPMHSRARDQAQLAAETRRFFHRRQRQPHIVRGYFGGPHVRYILE